In Devosia beringensis, a single window of DNA contains:
- the pyrF gene encoding orotidine-5'-phosphate decarboxylase yields MAGQLIVGLDVSSRARAEEIVALLGDSVDFYKIGYQCFYGADGFALGKALLAAGKKVFFDLKLLDIDNTVEQGVAAIAETGATMLTVHAYPQCMRAAAKGAAGSTLSILGVSVLTSMDDADLKEAGFARDTAGLVALRAQQAHDAGIGGLVASAHEAQMVRTIVGPAMAVVTPGIRPAGSPPGDQKRVMSPAEALSAGASHLVVARPIIAAADPAAAARAILAEMAGGTRLA; encoded by the coding sequence ATGGCTGGCCAGTTGATCGTGGGTCTGGACGTTTCGTCACGCGCGCGCGCCGAGGAAATCGTGGCGCTGCTGGGCGACAGCGTCGACTTCTACAAGATCGGTTATCAGTGCTTTTATGGTGCCGACGGCTTTGCCCTGGGAAAGGCGCTGCTGGCCGCCGGCAAGAAAGTGTTCTTCGACCTCAAGCTGCTCGATATCGACAACACGGTTGAACAGGGCGTCGCGGCCATCGCCGAGACCGGCGCCACCATGCTGACGGTGCACGCCTATCCGCAGTGCATGCGCGCCGCCGCCAAGGGTGCGGCTGGTTCGACCCTCTCCATCCTGGGCGTCTCGGTGCTGACCTCGATGGACGATGCCGACCTCAAGGAAGCCGGCTTTGCCCGCGACACCGCCGGCCTTGTCGCGCTGCGGGCGCAGCAGGCGCATGATGCTGGCATTGGCGGGCTGGTGGCTTCAGCACATGAAGCACAGATGGTGCGCACGATTGTCGGGCCCGCCATGGCCGTGGTGACCCCCGGTATCCGCCCGGCGGGCAGCCCCCCGGGCGATCAGAAGCGGGTAATGAGCCCGGCCGAAGCGCTCAGCGCCGGCGCCAGTCATCTGGTGGTGGCACGCCCCATCATCGCGGCGGCCGATCCGGCGGCAGCAGCCCGGGCGATCCTGGCCGAAATGGCCGGCGGGACCCGTTTGGCATGA
- a CDS encoding phosphoribosyl-ATP diphosphatase encodes MTAMTLDDLDARLALRAAASPDESYTAKLISRGVEKCAQKLGEEATEAVIAAVTGNRPELVKESADVLYHLLVLLRASGVPLTDVMAELDARTAQSGLAEKAARSDQS; translated from the coding sequence GTGACTGCCATGACCCTGGACGACCTCGACGCCCGCCTCGCCCTGCGCGCTGCGGCCTCTCCCGACGAGAGCTACACCGCCAAGCTGATCAGCCGCGGCGTGGAAAAATGCGCGCAGAAGCTGGGCGAGGAAGCCACCGAAGCGGTGATCGCCGCGGTCACCGGCAACCGGCCCGAACTGGTCAAGGAAAGTGCCGATGTGCTCTATCACCTGCTGGTGCTGCTGCGCGCGTCTGGCGTACCGCTGACCGATGTGATGGCCGAACTCGATGCCCGCACCGCCCAGTCGGGCCTGGCTGAAAAAGCCGCCCGGTCGGACCAATCCTGA
- the dapB gene encoding 4-hydroxy-tetrahydrodipicolinate reductase: MAELKVVAAGAGGRMGAANIRAVAAQSGLVLHGALTSLRLHAAVDRAGSAAVGQDAGLFAGIAALGVTITDDMDAALAGADVIIDFTAPQATLTLAARAAALGLVHIIGTTGCSEADDAAIARAAGDGARIVKSGNFSMGMVVLANLVEKAAAALADYDIEILEMHHNRKVDAPSGSALLLGEAAAKGRDISLKAHSVRVRDGHTGPREAGSIGFATLRGGTVVGDHSVILAGPGERLELNHRAEDRSIFANGAVRAAIWAAGQAPGLYSMVDVLGLND; this comes from the coding sequence ATGGCCGAACTCAAGGTGGTGGCAGCCGGTGCCGGCGGGCGCATGGGCGCAGCCAATATCCGTGCCGTGGCGGCCCAGTCGGGCCTGGTCCTGCATGGCGCCCTGACCAGCCTGCGCCTGCATGCGGCGGTCGACCGCGCCGGCAGTGCCGCCGTGGGCCAGGATGCCGGGCTCTTTGCCGGCATTGCCGCTTTGGGCGTCACCATTACCGATGATATGGACGCGGCTCTGGCCGGCGCCGATGTCATCATCGACTTCACCGCGCCCCAGGCCACGCTCACTTTGGCAGCGCGCGCGGCGGCTCTGGGCCTGGTCCATATCATCGGCACCACCGGCTGCTCGGAAGCCGACGACGCGGCCATTGCCCGCGCTGCCGGCGACGGCGCCCGCATCGTCAAGTCCGGCAATTTTTCCATGGGCATGGTGGTGCTGGCCAATCTCGTCGAAAAGGCCGCGGCAGCGCTGGCCGATTACGACATTGAAATTCTTGAAATGCACCACAACCGCAAGGTCGATGCCCCGTCGGGTAGCGCCCTGCTGCTCGGCGAAGCCGCCGCCAAGGGGCGCGACATTTCCCTCAAGGCCCATTCGGTTCGCGTCCGCGACGGCCATACCGGTCCGCGCGAAGCCGGCAGCATCGGCTTTGCCACGCTGCGCGGCGGCACCGTGGTGGGCGATCACTCGGTGATCCTGGCCGGGCCGGGCGAACGGCTTGAGCTCAACCACCGCGCCGAGGACCGCTCGATCTTTGCCAATGGCGCCGTGCGCGCCGCAATCTGGGCTGCCGGCCAGGCGCCGGGGCTTTATTCCATGGTCGACGTGCTCGGCCTCAACGACTGA
- a CDS encoding DUF2244 domain-containing protein, which translates to MPMQQATTTTPLFVADLTPNRRMSTAGIWLAAGLALLLFAAPGLLLLAPGTMPVMIVLALAAGGVVTGLYLGLRQGKRRERITVWAEQVEWEVTDRRGARTLRRFDPATARLMLTRDAYERTTAIQMRDGDELCELGAFMSPEDKSSFAKALGTALRRARS; encoded by the coding sequence ATGCCAATGCAACAAGCCACGACCACCACACCGCTGTTTGTCGCCGATCTGACGCCCAACCGCCGGATGAGCACGGCCGGCATCTGGCTGGCGGCTGGTCTGGCCCTGCTGCTGTTTGCCGCACCAGGCCTGTTATTGCTGGCGCCAGGCACAATGCCGGTCATGATCGTGCTGGCTCTGGCGGCAGGTGGCGTGGTGACCGGCCTTTATCTTGGCCTGCGGCAGGGCAAGCGGCGCGAGCGGATCACCGTCTGGGCCGAGCAGGTGGAATGGGAAGTGACCGACCGGCGCGGCGCCAGGACGCTGCGCCGCTTTGATCCGGCCACAGCGCGATTGATGCTGACCCGCGACGCCTATGAAAGAACCACCGCCATACAGATGCGCGACGGGGACGAGCTGTGCGAACTGGGCGCGTTCATGAGCCCGGAAGACAAGTCGAGCTTTGCCAAGGCGCTCGGCACCGCGCTGCGTCGCGCCCGCAGCTAG
- a CDS encoding TIM barrel protein has product MTTYSACIEMLFVPETTDFPHRIALAKAAGFDLVEFWLWSNKDLDAVERALAQTGVRLAGIVAEPFADLTREDDHDRFLAGLEKSRDVALRLGAPIMICQSGPLLEGVERARQHDDLVTAMARSAEVLAGSGVRLALEPLNDRVDHPGYYLTSTAEALDIVDAVNRPEIGLTYDLYHSMVMGEDPETVLLGRLDRVFHVHIADHPGRNQPGSGDLPIKQKLAWLEAQGYAGAVGLEFRPTGSTADALAMMQKSLG; this is encoded by the coding sequence ATGACGACATACTCCGCCTGCATCGAAATGCTGTTCGTCCCCGAGACGACAGATTTCCCGCACCGCATCGCGCTGGCCAAGGCTGCCGGCTTCGACCTCGTCGAATTCTGGCTGTGGTCGAACAAGGATCTCGATGCCGTCGAACGGGCGCTAGCGCAGACAGGCGTCAGGCTGGCCGGCATTGTCGCCGAGCCTTTTGCTGACCTCACCCGCGAGGACGACCATGACCGGTTCCTGGCCGGTCTCGAAAAGAGCCGCGACGTCGCGCTGCGCCTGGGCGCACCGATCATGATCTGCCAGTCAGGGCCGCTGCTTGAGGGCGTCGAGCGCGCGCGCCAGCATGATGATCTGGTCACCGCCATGGCCCGCTCGGCCGAGGTGCTGGCCGGTTCGGGCGTCAGACTGGCGCTCGAGCCGCTCAATGACCGCGTCGATCACCCCGGCTATTACCTCACCAGCACCGCCGAGGCGCTCGACATTGTCGACGCCGTCAACCGTCCCGAAATCGGCCTCACCTATGACCTCTACCATTCCATGGTGATGGGCGAGGACCCCGAGACGGTCCTCTTGGGCCGGCTGGACCGGGTATTCCACGTCCACATCGCCGATCATCCCGGCCGCAACCAGCCCGGCAGCGGCGACCTGCCCATCAAGCAGAAGCTGGCCTGGCTCGAGGCGCAGGGTTATGCCGGCGCGGTGGGTCTGGAATTCCGGCCCACCGGCTCGACGGCGGATGCACTGGCGATGATGCAAAAGAGCCTGGGATAG
- a CDS encoding TetR/AcrR family transcriptional regulator has translation MSTSIANAPYHHGNLRQALLEAALVILEKEGEAGLGLRDLARAVGVSPAAPYRHFDSRAALLEALAVTGYQRFTGLMQAMAGSDTLDPMTAMGRIYVKFALDNPNLFRLMFSPVLRRDNRPGLQMAAHAAYQTLRHVTGQDLASGRVAALAAWARVHGLAVLLLDGQIAIEAGEDIEALVTAIIDQH, from the coding sequence ATGTCAACATCCATCGCCAATGCCCCCTATCATCACGGCAATCTGCGCCAAGCGCTGCTTGAGGCCGCCCTGGTGATTCTGGAGAAGGAGGGCGAGGCTGGTCTCGGCCTGCGCGATCTGGCGCGGGCCGTGGGCGTGTCGCCGGCCGCGCCCTATCGCCATTTCGACAGCCGCGCCGCTTTGCTCGAGGCGCTGGCCGTCACCGGCTATCAGCGCTTTACCGGGCTGATGCAGGCCATGGCCGGCAGCGACACGCTTGACCCGATGACGGCCATGGGGCGCATCTATGTCAAGTTCGCCCTCGATAACCCCAACCTCTTCCGCCTGATGTTCTCCCCCGTGCTGAGGCGCGACAATCGCCCCGGTCTGCAGATGGCCGCGCATGCCGCCTACCAGACGCTGCGCCACGTCACCGGCCAGGATCTGGCCAGTGGCCGGGTGGCGGCTTTGGCCGCCTGGGCGCGGGTGCATGGCCTGGCCGTGCTGCTGCTCGATGGCCAGATCGCCATCGAGGCCGGCGAGGATATCGAGGCCCTGGTCACGGCTATCATCGACCAGCACTGA
- a CDS encoding VOC family protein has protein sequence MTITNALAGIAVDDMTEALEFYERLFGRTADARPMSDVAEWKLPGGGWVQVVTDSDRAGAAVLTLVVDDLAEELGRLSLHGLTPVAKSMGDFFKTAKFRDADGNQIVLSQPQHGTY, from the coding sequence TTGACCATCACCAACGCGCTGGCCGGTATCGCGGTGGACGACATGACCGAGGCGCTTGAATTCTACGAGCGGCTGTTCGGGCGGACCGCCGATGCGCGGCCGATGAGCGATGTCGCCGAATGGAAGCTGCCGGGCGGCGGCTGGGTCCAGGTCGTCACCGACAGCGACCGGGCCGGCGCCGCCGTGCTGACCCTGGTGGTGGATGACCTGGCCGAAGAGCTGGGGCGGCTCAGCCTGCACGGGCTGACGCCGGTAGCCAAGTCGATGGGCGACTTCTTCAAGACCGCCAAGTTCCGTGACGCCGACGGCAACCAGATCGTCCTCAGCCAGCCCCAGCACGGGACGTACTGA
- a CDS encoding methylated-DNA--[protein]-cysteine S-methyltransferase translates to MGVAMNQMAHVTPDGDYDTIRAAIRYLSENGPDIADLSRFARALGLSERQLTDLFRRWCGLSPKSFAQAVALDHAKSLLRAKESVLDTTYAVGLSSTSRLHDLFVAYEAMPPGVFRAGGAGLDMIWGAAPSPFGMAVVTATEYGMSGLGFADAETTIEQAFADLANRWPPARFTRDDARIAPLVAQAFDPRRWSAEQPVRVVLIGTDFEVKVWETLLRIPVGQATTYSAVARQIGRPTASRAVGAAVGKNPISFVVPCHRVVGTSGALTGYHWGVPRKRAILGWEAGVISAAH, encoded by the coding sequence ATGGGTGTGGCGATGAACCAGATGGCACATGTGACCCCCGATGGCGACTACGACACGATTCGGGCCGCCATTCGCTATCTCAGCGAAAACGGCCCCGATATTGCCGATCTCAGCCGCTTTGCCCGGGCGCTGGGCCTCAGCGAACGGCAGTTGACCGACCTGTTCCGCCGCTGGTGCGGCCTTTCCCCCAAGAGCTTTGCCCAGGCCGTGGCGCTTGACCATGCCAAGAGCCTGCTGCGCGCCAAGGAGAGCGTGCTCGATACCACCTATGCGGTGGGCCTGAGTTCGACCTCGCGGCTGCACGATCTCTTCGTGGCCTATGAGGCCATGCCGCCCGGCGTGTTCCGGGCCGGCGGGGCGGGGCTCGACATGATCTGGGGCGCGGCGCCCTCGCCCTTTGGCATGGCAGTGGTCACCGCCACCGAATACGGCATGAGCGGGCTGGGCTTTGCCGATGCCGAGACCACAATCGAGCAGGCCTTTGCCGACCTGGCCAATCGCTGGCCGCCGGCGCGCTTCACCCGCGACGATGCGCGCATCGCCCCGCTGGTGGCGCAGGCCTTCGATCCCCGGCGCTGGTCGGCCGAGCAGCCGGTGCGGGTGGTGCTGATCGGCACCGATTTCGAGGTCAAGGTTTGGGAGACGCTGCTGCGCATTCCGGTTGGCCAGGCGACGACCTATTCGGCCGTGGCCCGGCAGATCGGGCGGCCCACGGCATCGCGCGCCGTCGGCGCGGCTGTGGGCAAGAATCCGATCAGCTTCGTGGTGCCCTGCCATCGCGTCGTGGGCACGTCAGGCGCATTGACCGGCTATCACTGGGGCGTGCCGCGCAAGCGGGCGATCCTGGGCTGGGAAGCCGGGGTGATCTCGGCGGCGCATTGA
- the coaA gene encoding type I pantothenate kinase, which produces MSKRKPVLAPYHHFTKAQWGALRADEPMTLTREDIARLRTLSDPISLEEAEETYLPLTRLLSFYVEAIQNLHSVSTRFLETADQKVPFIIGVAGSVAVGKSTTARILQALLQRWPASPKVDLVTTDGFLHPNAGLEKRGIMARKGFPESYDRQRFVQFLADIKSGKSGVKVPVYSHLVYDVVPGSEVVIDRPDILIVEGLNILQPGELPKTGAPILFASDFIDFSIYIDADNDDLEAWFMERFFRLRETAFKDPSSFFRRFAEMNEEEAGEFGRMVWRTINLPNLLDNVLPTRGRADLILKKGKSHLIEEVQLRRV; this is translated from the coding sequence ATGAGCAAGCGCAAACCGGTCCTCGCCCCCTATCACCATTTCACCAAGGCCCAGTGGGGGGCGCTGCGCGCCGACGAACCCATGACGCTGACGCGCGAGGACATTGCCCGGCTGCGTACCCTCAGCGATCCCATCTCGCTCGAAGAGGCCGAAGAGACCTATCTGCCGCTGACCCGCCTCCTGTCTTTCTATGTCGAGGCCATCCAGAACCTGCACTCGGTGTCGACGCGGTTTCTCGAGACCGCCGACCAGAAGGTGCCCTTCATCATCGGCGTCGCCGGCTCGGTGGCGGTGGGAAAGTCCACCACGGCGCGTATCCTGCAGGCCCTGCTACAGCGCTGGCCCGCCAGCCCCAAGGTCGATCTGGTGACCACCGACGGCTTCCTTCATCCCAATGCCGGGCTCGAAAAGCGCGGCATCATGGCCCGCAAGGGTTTTCCCGAAAGCTATGACCGCCAGCGCTTCGTGCAGTTTCTCGCCGACATCAAGTCGGGCAAGTCCGGCGTCAAGGTGCCGGTCTATTCCCACCTGGTCTATGACGTGGTGCCCGGCAGCGAGGTGGTGATCGACCGCCCCGACATCCTGATCGTCGAGGGGCTCAATATCCTGCAGCCGGGCGAACTGCCCAAGACCGGCGCGCCGATCCTCTTCGCGTCCGACTTCATCGATTTTTCCATCTATATCGACGCCGACAATGATGATCTCGAAGCCTGGTTCATGGAGCGCTTCTTTCGCCTGCGCGAAACCGCCTTCAAGGACCCCAGCTCGTTCTTCCGTCGCTTTGCCGAGATGAACGAAGAGGAGGCCGGCGAGTTTGGCCGCATGGTCTGGCGCACCATCAACCTGCCCAACCTGCTCGACAATGTGCTGCCGACGCGCGGCCGCGCCGACCTGATCCTCAAAAAGGGCAAGAGCCACCTGATCGAGGAAGTTCAGCTGCGCCGGGTCTAA
- the nth gene encoding endonuclease III: MPAIKKVKSLPKADVEAIFARFAEIEPEPKGELDYSSAFTLLVAVVLSAQATDVGVNKATKLLFQVAPTPAAMVALGPQRIEELVRTIGLFRTKAKNVYALSQLLLERHGGEVPADREALEALPGVGRKTANVVLNIFFKQPAIAVDTHLFRVSNRTGLAPAKTPLAVEQILLKVIPAPYLLHAHHWLILHGRYICKARKPECWRCPIAQWCRFTPKTPMPSVPAAKHQG; encoded by the coding sequence ATGCCTGCAATCAAAAAAGTGAAGAGCCTGCCCAAGGCCGATGTCGAAGCCATTTTTGCCCGCTTCGCCGAGATCGAACCAGAACCCAAGGGCGAGCTTGATTATTCCAGTGCGTTCACCCTGCTCGTGGCGGTCGTGCTCTCGGCCCAGGCCACCGATGTGGGGGTCAACAAGGCAACCAAATTACTGTTCCAGGTGGCCCCGACGCCGGCCGCCATGGTGGCACTGGGTCCGCAGCGGATCGAAGAGCTGGTGCGCACCATCGGCCTGTTCCGCACCAAGGCCAAGAACGTCTATGCGCTGAGCCAGCTCTTGCTGGAACGCCATGGCGGCGAGGTGCCGGCCGACCGCGAAGCGCTCGAGGCCCTGCCCGGCGTTGGCCGCAAGACCGCCAATGTCGTGCTCAATATCTTCTTCAAGCAACCGGCCATCGCGGTGGATACCCATCTGTTCCGCGTCAGCAACCGCACCGGGCTGGCCCCGGCAAAGACGCCCCTGGCCGTCGAGCAGATCCTGCTCAAGGTCATCCCCGCGCCCTATCTGCTGCATGCCCATCACTGGCTGATCCTGCACGGGCGCTATATCTGCAAGGCGCGCAAGCCGGAATGCTGGCGCTGTCCGATCGCGCAATGGTGCCGCTTCACCCCCAAGACGCCGATGCCCAGTGTCCCTGCGGCAAAACACCAGGGCTAG
- a CDS encoding 2,3-bisphosphoglycerate-dependent phosphoglycerate mutase, whose translation MTGTLILVRHGQSEWNLKNLFTGWRNPNLTELGIEEARATGQALKAKGIVPDLYYTSSLRRAQHTLDLMLEEMGIANVTIIRNTALNERDYGDLSGLNKDDARAKWGEEQVHIWRRSFDVPPPGGESLKDTAARTLPYYEAEILPQLKAGKTVLIAAHGNSLRALVMAIEGLTPEQILAREIGTGEPTVYRIGPDGKLVERVML comes from the coding sequence ATGACCGGAACCCTGATCCTCGTCCGCCACGGCCAGAGCGAGTGGAACCTCAAGAACCTCTTTACCGGCTGGCGTAATCCAAACCTCACCGAGCTCGGCATCGAGGAGGCGCGGGCCACCGGCCAGGCGCTCAAGGCCAAGGGTATCGTCCCCGATCTCTACTACACCTCCTCGCTCCGTCGCGCCCAGCACACGCTCGACCTGATGCTCGAGGAAATGGGCATCGCCAATGTCACCATCATCCGCAATACCGCGCTCAATGAGCGCGACTATGGTGATCTGAGCGGTCTCAACAAGGATGACGCTCGCGCCAAATGGGGCGAGGAGCAGGTCCATATCTGGCGCCGCAGCTTTGACGTGCCACCGCCCGGCGGCGAGAGCCTCAAGGACACCGCCGCGCGCACCCTGCCCTATTACGAGGCCGAGATCCTGCCCCAGCTCAAGGCCGGCAAGACCGTGCTGATCGCCGCGCATGGCAATTCGCTGCGCGCTCTGGTCATGGCCATCGAGGGCCTGACCCCCGAGCAGATTCTGGCCCGCGAAATCGGCACCGGCGAGCCGACGGTCTATCGCATTGGCCCGGACGGCAAGCTGGTCGAACGCGTGATGCTCTGA
- a CDS encoding adenosine kinase, which yields MTQTRFDVLTIGNAIVDIIAPVEPGFIEREGMQEGIMHLIDTDRAEDLYAKMPISRQQISGGSAANTAAGIASLGGRAAFVGKVADDVLGDVFEADLNDIGVHYNTSRLKNGALTARSMIFLSEDGERTMNTYLGACHQLTEADIHPDEIGGAAITFMEGFLWDPVEAKKAFVLAAHYAHKHERAAALTLSDPFCVDRFRAEFLDLIRSKTIDYVFANVHELKSLYETDDLGEAVRQIAKDAEVAAITMGADGAMAVFNGEITSVPAFPIDKVVDATGAGDLFASGFLLGLARNQSMESALKTGCLAAHEVISHIGARPQVALDGLVAKHGLAG from the coding sequence ATGACCCAGACCCGCTTTGACGTCCTCACCATCGGCAATGCTATCGTCGATATCATTGCCCCGGTCGAGCCGGGCTTCATCGAGCGCGAAGGCATGCAGGAAGGCATCATGCACCTGATCGACACCGATCGGGCCGAAGACCTCTATGCCAAGATGCCGATCAGCCGGCAGCAGATCTCGGGCGGCAGTGCCGCCAATACCGCCGCCGGCATCGCCTCGCTGGGCGGCCGCGCCGCCTTTGTCGGCAAGGTGGCCGATGACGTGCTGGGGGATGTCTTTGAGGCCGATCTCAACGATATCGGCGTGCACTACAATACCAGCCGCCTCAAGAACGGCGCGCTGACCGCCCGCTCGATGATCTTCCTGAGCGAAGATGGCGAGCGCACCATGAACACCTATCTGGGCGCCTGCCACCAGCTGACCGAGGCCGATATCCATCCCGACGAGATCGGTGGCGCCGCCATAACCTTCATGGAAGGCTTTCTCTGGGATCCCGTGGAAGCCAAGAAGGCCTTCGTGCTGGCCGCCCACTATGCCCACAAGCATGAGCGCGCCGCCGCGCTGACCCTGTCCGATCCCTTCTGCGTCGACCGCTTCCGCGCCGAATTCCTGGATCTGATTCGCTCCAAGACCATCGACTATGTCTTTGCCAATGTGCACGAGCTCAAGTCGCTCTACGAGACCGACGACCTGGGCGAGGCCGTGCGCCAGATCGCCAAGGACGCCGAAGTCGCCGCCATCACCATGGGCGCCGATGGCGCCATGGCCGTGTTCAATGGCGAGATCACCTCGGTCCCCGCCTTCCCCATCGACAAGGTGGTCGACGCCACCGGCGCCGGCGACCTCTTTGCCTCGGGCTTCCTGCTTGGCCTCGCGCGCAACCAGTCCATGGAATCCGCCCTCAAGACCGGGTGCCTGGCCGCCCACGAAGTCATCAGCCATATCGGCGCGCGGCCACAGGTAGCGCTCGATGGCCTGGTGGCCAAGCATGGACTGGCGGGGTAA
- a CDS encoding DUF2214 family protein, producing the protein MPVDLLLTIAHHLSVFTLVGIFAAEFALLRPGLSGPRISQLAKLDAAYGAVAGFVIVVGVLRVMFGAAGWEYYVSSHAFWSKMGAFLIMGLLTIPPTLAIRKWQGAFKADAGYSPDTAAIRSNRRFLHIQAGFLLLIPIFAAIMARG; encoded by the coding sequence ATGCCTGTCGATCTGCTGCTGACCATCGCCCACCACCTGTCGGTGTTCACCCTGGTGGGCATCTTTGCCGCCGAATTCGCGCTGCTGCGACCGGGCCTGAGCGGACCACGCATCAGCCAGCTGGCCAAACTCGACGCGGCCTATGGCGCGGTGGCAGGCTTCGTCATCGTCGTCGGCGTGCTGCGGGTGATGTTTGGCGCGGCGGGCTGGGAATATTATGTGTCCAGCCACGCCTTCTGGAGCAAGATGGGCGCTTTCCTCATCATGGGCCTGCTCACCATTCCCCCGACGCTGGCGATCCGCAAATGGCAGGGCGCCTTCAAGGCCGACGCCGGCTACAGCCCCGACACCGCCGCGATTCGCAGCAACCGGCGCTTCCTGCACATCCAGGCCGGCTTCCTGCTGCTGATCCCGATTTTTGCCGCCATCATGGCGCGCGGCTAG
- a CDS encoding AI-2E family transporter, with protein sequence MPISVHPLLIAVFVAAALMLAWHVSHSLLVIFSGILIATVLDAAVRGLRRLLPLPRPVLLTIVTIVIAAILALAFSLGGVSLWRSVLDLWDLLSTETAQLYGQLEEQGLVGGVDQTELETTVREMLPDPTGLFTQASSLFGSTLGIIGDFVVVLFLGLFFAINPGGYRDGFLLLMPPQHRARILDALGATGESLRGWMVTQLALMVLIGALVGTMLWVLGVPNALILGILAGALNFIPFLGPIISAVPVLLVLAAEDGNTLLIGAIGLLLIQNLEGYVLTPMLQQRIIKLSPAWSLSVMAVLGSLFGLMGVALATPIFAVVRTLVLKLYVEPREEHPVLLGTGRPQSITRSTSLPSGPMR encoded by the coding sequence ATGCCCATCAGCGTTCATCCCTTGCTCATTGCCGTGTTCGTCGCTGCAGCGTTGATGCTGGCCTGGCATGTGTCGCATTCGCTGCTGGTGATCTTTTCCGGCATCCTGATCGCCACGGTGCTTGACGCTGCGGTGCGTGGGCTGCGCCGCCTGCTGCCGCTGCCACGCCCGGTGCTGCTGACGATCGTGACCATCGTCATTGCTGCCATCCTCGCTCTCGCCTTCAGCCTTGGCGGCGTCAGCCTGTGGCGCAGTGTGCTCGATCTGTGGGATCTGCTGAGCACAGAAACGGCCCAGCTCTATGGCCAGCTCGAGGAACAGGGGCTGGTGGGTGGCGTCGATCAGACCGAACTCGAAACCACTGTGCGCGAGATGTTGCCGGACCCGACAGGCCTGTTCACCCAGGCCAGCTCGCTGTTCGGCAGCACGCTGGGCATTATCGGCGATTTCGTGGTCGTGCTTTTTCTCGGCCTGTTCTTCGCCATCAATCCCGGCGGTTATCGCGACGGCTTTCTGCTGCTGATGCCGCCGCAGCACCGCGCCCGCATTCTGGATGCCCTGGGCGCCACCGGGGAATCACTGCGCGGCTGGATGGTTACCCAGCTCGCCCTGATGGTGCTGATCGGCGCCCTGGTGGGCACCATGCTCTGGGTGCTCGGCGTTCCCAATGCGCTGATCCTGGGCATTCTGGCGGGCGCGCTGAACTTCATTCCGTTTCTGGGCCCGATCATCTCCGCCGTGCCCGTACTGCTGGTGCTGGCGGCCGAGGACGGCAATACCCTGCTGATCGGCGCCATCGGCCTGCTGCTGATCCAGAATCTGGAAGGCTATGTACTGACGCCCATGCTGCAGCAGCGCATCATCAAGCTGTCGCCCGCCTGGTCGCTGAGCGTCATGGCGGTGCTGGGGAGCCTGTTCGGGCTGATGGGCGTCGCCCTGGCGACGCCCATCTTTGCGGTGGTGCGCACATTGGTGCTCAAGCTCTATGTCGAGCCGCGCGAAGAGCATCCGGTCCTGTTGGGAACCGGCAGGCCTCAGAGCATCACGCGTTCGACCAGCTTGCCGTCCGGGCCAATGCGATAG